A single window of Anaerocolumna chitinilytica DNA harbors:
- a CDS encoding glycerophosphodiester phosphodiesterase family protein gives MDKNQQTPKTNLLKKILHIYSKTLKIILRNILYLIAGQVILMGIAYFLLFPFINMIIDDTLRLTGYSYITAGNLFRFLVHPITILMLLLLFIVIGIFLTLDILFLITFFSLTEREQKLKVVMLAKLTIYRLFYCIKKGRMTALFTSWVLTVISSVPFLMFAVWRFRNFKYYMEETPSRYLFFGVFVLAIGMLLFLYFIGPYYYHSLLTERNGLLTVSRKDIRPHERRNLLISIGGWNTLLAAFLFLIYMFTMAMTAVLVSGFSDRLEATSTFIEVYDRMSVYLALVIFVFGITSNMALISYTFHRHRKLKINGHEEAEDFFKPAYSYKKIIYFLIITLFTINVYYFYQVVHNGSAFDYMNLQDVKVTSHRGYSHSVPENTLMAVTKAIAEKADYVEVDIRVTKDGELVLLHDPSLKRTTGYNKFIWEVPYEKVSQLDAGSWFGEEFAGTKIPTLKELFELAKGQVKINMDLKYRNDSEDLAKKVVALMKEYDMEKQCVITSTSIHCLKQVKEEDSDIRTGLITYGIYGGIIKNKAIDFFSMKASLVIKNTVNEAHKNGREVHVWTVNTKSEIERLKRIGVDNIITDNPAYVVKVLKNNESDKFLTTLLKIIKD, from the coding sequence ATGGATAAAAATCAACAAACCCCTAAAACAAACTTATTAAAAAAGATACTTCATATATATTCTAAAACCTTAAAGATAATCCTAAGAAATATTCTATATCTGATAGCAGGACAGGTAATATTGATGGGAATCGCTTATTTTCTGCTTTTTCCTTTCATTAATATGATTATAGATGATACTCTCAGGCTGACTGGCTACAGCTATATCACAGCGGGCAACCTCTTTCGGTTTCTAGTGCATCCGATTACAATCCTGATGCTGCTTCTTTTATTTATCGTTATTGGTATCTTCCTGACCCTTGATATATTATTTCTGATTACCTTTTTTTCGCTGACCGAAAGAGAACAGAAATTAAAAGTTGTTATGCTGGCAAAGCTTACGATCTACCGCCTTTTTTATTGTATAAAAAAGGGCAGAATGACCGCCTTGTTTACTTCCTGGGTTCTGACGGTAATAAGCAGTGTCCCATTTCTTATGTTCGCGGTCTGGCGTTTTCGGAATTTTAAATATTATATGGAGGAAACCCCCAGCCGATATCTCTTCTTTGGAGTCTTTGTTTTGGCTATTGGTATGCTGCTGTTCCTTTATTTTATCGGTCCATACTATTACCATAGCCTTTTAACCGAGCGAAACGGCTTGTTAACTGTGAGCAGAAAAGATATAAGGCCTCACGAACGAAGAAATCTCCTGATTTCTATTGGCGGATGGAATACGCTGCTGGCTGCTTTTCTCTTCCTGATTTATATGTTTACTATGGCCATGACTGCGGTTCTGGTATCAGGCTTTTCAGACCGGCTGGAGGCGACCTCTACCTTTATTGAGGTTTATGACCGTATGAGTGTCTATCTTGCACTGGTGATTTTTGTATTTGGTATTACCTCCAATATGGCATTGATTTCTTACACCTTTCATCGACACAGAAAGCTTAAAATTAATGGGCATGAAGAAGCGGAGGATTTCTTTAAGCCTGCCTATTCTTATAAAAAAATAATATACTTTTTAATTATTACTCTGTTTACCATAAATGTGTACTACTTTTATCAGGTGGTTCACAATGGTTCTGCTTTTGACTATATGAACCTGCAGGATGTTAAGGTCACCTCCCATCGAGGTTATTCTCATTCTGTACCGGAGAATACCCTTATGGCCGTCACAAAAGCAATTGCTGAGAAAGCCGATTATGTAGAAGTGGATATAAGGGTAACCAAGGATGGAGAACTGGTACTTTTACATGACCCCAGTCTTAAGCGGACAACCGGATATAATAAGTTCATCTGGGAGGTCCCATATGAAAAAGTCAGTCAGCTGGATGCAGGCAGTTGGTTTGGAGAGGAGTTTGCCGGTACAAAGATTCCTACATTAAAGGAGCTCTTTGAGCTTGCCAAAGGACAGGTAAAAATTAATATGGACCTGAAATACCGGAATGACTCCGAGGACCTTGCAAAGAAGGTAGTAGCTTTAATGAAAGAATATGACATGGAAAAGCAATGTGTCATTACTTCCACCAGTATTCACTGTTTAAAGCAGGTAAAGGAGGAAGACTCGGATATCAGGACGGGACTTATCACTTATGGCATTTACGGAGGAATAATTAAAAATAAAGCAATTGATTTCTTTAGTATGAAAGCAAGTCTTGTTATAAAGAATACAGTAAATGAAGCACATAAAAACGGCAGAGAAGTACATGTCTGGACTGTCAATACCAAAAGTGAAATTGAAAGATTAAAAAGAATCGGCGTGGATAATATTATAACAGATAATCCGGCTTATGTAGTAAAAGTGCTTAAGAATAATGAATCGGATAAATTTCTTACCACCTTGTTAAAAATCATAAAAGATTGA
- a CDS encoding M23 family metallopeptidase, producing the protein MKKHSLAEFFKSKSFYVLLGVGALAIIAITVVSLNQPSGKGGGQNLADLNEPNKNVADGGSLGATDIPDNTTPSDTAKNETGSSTDGKQEAKVTPTEPGGTGKDLEGSEVTDDPNLKNAEADKANQTAAADKGKKEETAKASDETKQVLNPDTLYFDTEKGLSWPINGDVLLNYSPDRVIYFKTLEQFRCNPAVVIQAKEGAEVTNAATGIITSITKEDETGVTVKVNIGSGYSLVYGQLEENKDLKVGDVVEKGAVLGKVAKPTMYYSVEGSNLYFMVEKDSETVDPTSLLKK; encoded by the coding sequence ATGAAAAAACATAGCTTAGCTGAATTTTTCAAAAGCAAAAGCTTTTATGTGTTATTGGGTGTCGGCGCATTAGCTATCATTGCTATAACGGTAGTCAGCCTAAATCAGCCCTCAGGAAAAGGCGGAGGACAAAATCTAGCTGATTTAAATGAGCCCAACAAGAATGTAGCAGATGGCGGCTCTCTTGGAGCTACAGACATTCCTGATAACACAACTCCCTCGGACACTGCTAAAAATGAGACTGGCAGTTCAACCGACGGAAAGCAAGAAGCCAAGGTAACCCCAACTGAACCAGGTGGTACCGGAAAAGATTTAGAGGGTTCAGAAGTTACGGATGACCCTAATTTAAAGAATGCAGAAGCTGATAAGGCAAATCAAACCGCTGCTGCTGACAAGGGTAAGAAAGAAGAAACCGCAAAGGCATCTGATGAAACAAAGCAGGTTTTAAACCCGGATACTCTGTATTTTGACACAGAAAAAGGTTTATCCTGGCCTATTAACGGTGACGTACTGTTAAACTACAGCCCTGACAGAGTAATTTATTTCAAGACCTTAGAGCAATTTCGCTGCAATCCTGCTGTTGTGATTCAAGCGAAAGAAGGAGCTGAGGTAACCAATGCAGCTACAGGTATAATCACTTCTATAACAAAGGAAGATGAAACAGGTGTTACTGTGAAAGTTAACATCGGAAGCGGTTACAGCTTGGTATACGGCCAGCTTGAGGAAAACAAAGATCTGAAAGTCGGCGATGTAGTTGAAAAAGGTGCTGTTCTTGGGAAAGTTGCAAAACCTACAATGTACTATTCTGTTGAAGGCAGCAACCTTTATTTTATGGTAGAAAAGGACAGTGAGACCGTAGATCCTACGTCCTTGTTAAAGAAATAA
- a CDS encoding methyl-accepting chemotaxis protein: MKKEKKIRFTLRLKLIIITSVLLIIPLSVAIITGYFVSKGELDDKGKVILKNSVHQAMMMIEDKKKAVEAGYISAEDAQEAVKQYLLGEKDSEGKRPINKNINLGDNGYFFVYDEKGLEVAHPSLEGQNVWETKDKSGSGVYIVQKQIKTAMSGGGYVTYTWTLPGSDTLGKKITYQEYDKDWGWIVAAGTYMNDFNQGSYNLLKMLLIVMGIALVSGIAVIILFAAHIAKPLKTISNTLDQMSKGNLSLTEIHVKNKDEIGALSQAYNTMLMNIRRLIGTVKESSKEVMDSSDFLTKITDETKRAINEVAITIQEVAQAVGDEAMNTQSASDKVGMLAEGIEAVAEEAFSTDDMAERTSSLSRDGIGVIEDLMKANNKGNEAISEIGRATIQVKMSTEKISVIAETITQIAGQTNLLALNASIEAARAGEAGKGFSVVADEIRKLAEESNKSVEEIKGIIKEIQDYAVVSTATMEKVEAVEKEQNLAVDSTRKAFEEIQDALKELVDHVEKINKESNSMRNGKNEIIRIMGDITDSTQETSAAAEEVSASSEEQLAQMEEVMTQTNKLKELSTRLLEEVNQFEL; this comes from the coding sequence ATGAAAAAAGAGAAGAAGATACGATTTACCCTAAGGCTTAAGTTAATTATCATTACGTCCGTATTATTGATAATACCTTTATCAGTTGCTATTATCACCGGATATTTCGTATCAAAGGGAGAACTGGACGATAAGGGAAAAGTTATCTTAAAGAATAGTGTCCATCAGGCAATGATGATGATAGAGGATAAGAAAAAAGCAGTGGAAGCAGGTTATATTTCTGCTGAGGATGCACAAGAAGCTGTTAAACAATATTTGCTTGGGGAAAAAGACAGCGAAGGAAAGCGTCCCATTAATAAGAATATCAATCTTGGAGATAACGGGTACTTTTTTGTATACGATGAAAAAGGTCTTGAAGTAGCTCATCCTTCATTGGAAGGACAGAATGTATGGGAGACGAAAGATAAGAGCGGAAGCGGAGTGTATATTGTACAGAAGCAAATCAAGACTGCCATGTCAGGCGGGGGATATGTTACCTATACATGGACCCTGCCCGGCAGTGATACCCTTGGCAAGAAGATTACATATCAGGAATATGATAAAGACTGGGGATGGATTGTTGCGGCAGGCACCTACATGAATGACTTTAACCAGGGCTCCTATAATCTCCTGAAAATGCTCCTGATTGTAATGGGAATAGCCTTGGTATCCGGTATTGCGGTTATCATTCTTTTTGCCGCTCACATTGCAAAACCTTTAAAAACAATCAGCAATACCCTGGATCAAATGTCAAAGGGAAATCTGTCCCTGACGGAAATCCATGTTAAGAATAAGGATGAGATTGGTGCGTTGTCTCAGGCCTATAATACCATGTTAATGAATATCAGGCGTTTGATTGGCACAGTGAAGGAGTCCTCCAAAGAAGTTATGGATTCCTCGGACTTCCTTACTAAGATAACCGATGAAACAAAGAGAGCAATCAATGAGGTTGCAATAACGATTCAGGAAGTGGCCCAGGCAGTTGGAGATGAGGCCATGAATACCCAGTCGGCATCGGACAAAGTAGGAATGCTGGCCGAAGGAATTGAGGCAGTAGCAGAGGAAGCCTTCTCGACGGATGATATGGCTGAACGGACCAGCAGCTTAAGCCGGGATGGTATCGGTGTGATTGAAGACCTTATGAAAGCCAATAATAAGGGGAATGAAGCAATTTCTGAAATTGGAAGAGCAACCATACAGGTAAAGATGAGTACTGAAAAAATAAGTGTAATTGCCGAAACCATAACTCAGATTGCAGGACAGACCAATTTGCTTGCTTTGAATGCATCTATTGAGGCCGCCAGAGCAGGGGAAGCCGGTAAGGGCTTTTCAGTAGTTGCGGATGAAATCAGAAAACTAGCGGAAGAATCCAATAAATCCGTGGAAGAGATTAAAGGAATCATCAAAGAAATTCAGGATTATGCTGTAGTATCCACTGCAACAATGGAAAAGGTTGAGGCTGTGGAAAAAGAACAAAACCTGGCTGTAGATAGTACGAGAAAAGCTTTTGAAGAAATTCAGGATGCCTTAAAAGAGTTGGTCGATCATGTAGAGAAAATTAATAAAGAGAGTAATTCCATGAGAAATGGTAAAAATGAAATTATAAGAATCATGGGAGATATTACAGATTCAACCCAGGAGACATCAGCTGCGGCTGAAGAAGTATCTGCATCCTCTGAAGAACAGCTTGCACAAATGGAAGAAGTTATGACGCAAACGAATAAACTAAAGGAATTATCCACCCGGTTATTAGAGGAAGTTAATCAGTTTGAATTATAG
- a CDS encoding glycogen/starch/alpha-glucan phosphorylase, whose translation MQEFDKKEFIKNVEEYIGVFFRRPIEDATKQQVYQGVAYTVKNMIIDDWLETHKAYEEQDLKTVYYLSMEFLVGRALGNMITNLKADSSIREVLEELGYDLENIEDEEPDAALGNGGLGRLAACFLDSLSTLGYPAYGCGIRYKYGMFEQRIENGYQVEVPDNWLKNGNPFEIKRSEYATTIKFGGYVRMIRDEFGNDRFIQEDYQSVRAIPYDMPILGYGNHVVNTLRIWDAEAIDTFNLDSFDKGEYQKAVEQQNLARTICEVLYPNDNHIAGKELRLKQQYFFVSASIQRAVAKYMEAHEDIHKLYEKVVFQLNDTHPTVTVPELMRILLDDYYLGWEEAWEITSKTCAYTNHTIMSEALEKWPIDLFKKLLPRIYQIVEEINRRFIMQILSEYPSEAKKIEKMAILYDGQVRMANLAIVGSFSVNGVAKLHTEILMKQELKDFYEMFPWKFNNKTNGITQRRFLLHGNPLLASWITGKIGDGWITDLSQMEKLLPYIEDEQSRKEFMEIKYKNKVRLAAYIKEKNGIIVNPDSIFDVQVKRLHEYKRQLLNILHVMYLYNQLKSNPEMEFYPRTFIFGAKASAGYERAKAIIKLINSVAEVVNNDETIQDKIKIIFIENYRVSNAEIIFAAADVSEQISTASKEASGTGNMKFMLNGALTLGTLDGANVEIVEEAGAENVFLFGLHSDEVIEYEQHGGYSPRELYNSDKDMKRVVDQLVDGTYSTDKSLFATLYDSLLAGRGGEPADRYFILKDFKSYLEAQKEVEKAYLKKESWARAAMRNTAKCGKFSSDRTIEEYVRDIWHLNKVHL comes from the coding sequence ATGCAGGAATTTGATAAGAAGGAATTTATTAAGAATGTAGAAGAATATATCGGTGTATTTTTTCGAAGACCTATTGAAGATGCCACCAAACAGCAGGTATACCAAGGCGTGGCCTATACAGTAAAAAACATGATTATAGATGACTGGCTGGAAACGCATAAGGCTTATGAAGAGCAGGATTTAAAGACAGTTTATTACCTTTCCATGGAATTCTTAGTAGGAAGGGCTTTAGGAAATATGATTACCAATTTGAAAGCGGATTCATCCATCCGGGAGGTATTGGAGGAACTGGGTTATGACCTGGAAAATATAGAGGATGAAGAGCCGGATGCGGCTCTTGGAAACGGCGGTCTTGGAAGGCTTGCAGCCTGCTTTCTGGATTCCCTCTCCACTCTTGGCTACCCGGCTTATGGATGCGGTATCCGTTATAAATATGGGATGTTTGAACAAAGAATAGAAAATGGTTACCAGGTAGAGGTACCGGATAACTGGCTAAAGAATGGCAACCCCTTTGAAATTAAAAGAAGTGAATATGCCACTACCATTAAATTTGGCGGTTATGTAAGAATGATTCGGGATGAATTTGGTAATGACCGGTTTATACAGGAGGATTATCAGTCAGTCCGTGCAATTCCATATGATATGCCCATCCTGGGTTATGGGAACCATGTGGTGAATACTCTTCGTATCTGGGATGCAGAGGCCATTGACACCTTTAATCTGGATTCTTTTGATAAGGGAGAATACCAAAAGGCAGTTGAGCAGCAGAATCTTGCCAGGACCATCTGTGAGGTGCTCTATCCCAACGATAACCATATAGCCGGAAAAGAACTCCGCTTAAAGCAGCAGTATTTCTTTGTCTCAGCTAGTATCCAGAGGGCTGTGGCAAAGTACATGGAAGCACATGAGGATATTCATAAGCTTTATGAAAAGGTGGTCTTCCAGCTCAATGACACTCATCCCACGGTAACGGTTCCGGAATTAATGAGAATACTTCTTGATGATTACTATCTTGGCTGGGAGGAAGCTTGGGAAATTACATCAAAGACCTGTGCTTACACCAATCACACAATTATGTCGGAAGCACTTGAGAAATGGCCCATTGACCTGTTTAAGAAGCTTCTGCCCAGAATCTATCAGATAGTAGAAGAGATTAACCGCAGATTTATTATGCAGATTCTCTCAGAATACCCTTCTGAAGCAAAGAAGATAGAGAAGATGGCTATTCTTTATGACGGACAGGTAAGAATGGCTAACCTTGCTATTGTGGGAAGTTTTTCTGTAAACGGTGTGGCTAAACTGCATACAGAGATATTAATGAAACAAGAGTTAAAGGATTTCTATGAGATGTTTCCCTGGAAATTCAACAATAAGACAAATGGTATTACCCAACGAAGGTTTTTGCTTCACGGCAATCCCCTCTTAGCCTCCTGGATAACCGGGAAAATCGGAGACGGCTGGATTACAGACCTCTCTCAGATGGAGAAACTGTTGCCATATATAGAGGATGAACAAAGCCGAAAAGAATTCATGGAGATTAAGTACAAGAATAAGGTAAGGCTTGCAGCCTATATCAAGGAAAAGAACGGGATTATAGTAAATCCGGATTCAATCTTTGATGTGCAGGTAAAAAGACTTCATGAATATAAAAGGCAGCTTCTTAATATTTTGCACGTAATGTATCTGTATAATCAGCTCAAAAGTAATCCTGAGATGGAATTCTATCCGAGAACCTTTATCTTTGGCGCTAAAGCATCTGCCGGTTATGAAAGAGCAAAGGCAATTATTAAGCTTATAAACAGTGTGGCTGAGGTTGTAAATAACGATGAAACCATACAGGATAAAATAAAGATAATATTTATAGAGAATTACAGGGTATCCAACGCAGAGATCATTTTTGCCGCAGCCGATGTATCTGAGCAGATATCAACAGCCAGTAAGGAAGCTTCCGGTACCGGCAATATGAAATTTATGTTAAACGGCGCGTTAACACTTGGAACTCTGGACGGAGCCAATGTAGAGATTGTAGAAGAAGCAGGAGCAGAAAATGTTTTTCTCTTTGGCCTTCATTCTGATGAAGTAATCGAGTATGAACAACATGGAGGATACAGCCCAAGAGAACTGTATAATTCCGATAAGGATATGAAACGTGTGGTAGACCAGCTGGTGGATGGAACTTACAGTACGGATAAGTCATTATTTGCAACGCTTTACGATTCTTTGCTGGCAGGAAGAGGGGGAGAACCTGCTGACAGATATTTCATCCTAAAGGATTTTAAGTCGTATTTAGAAGCCCAGAAAGAGGTTGAGAAAGCGTATCTTAAGAAAGAGAGCTGGGCAAGGGCAGCCATGAGAAATACTGCTAAGTGCGGAAAATTCTCATCAGACCGGACAATTGAAGAGTACGTTAGAGACATCTGGCACCTAAATAAAGTACACTTATAA
- a CDS encoding DUF6709 family protein: MEQNYLRKIIRKNAWSPMFISLVFVFIALAGFLSESEKWSTLFTPLAEGTSVTGIQDLYAKDKYYFQLKNADIYFLDYAIYSYDTVNGVKTSEEKLSQVYGIIYYDDGYLLALLPKDYLDMSDEELSSVTAVANLQALGDDQYHQEAYEEMITSLSKAYKVDPSTVRESIPEICVTLTEHGRLGDQFLFLVMGLILLISASVFIYQLLIKINYKYSGFYKKLAKIGNPEDIEYRINSEIAGERYLYMSVLRPAAYTGLITTDYIIGKINHPLAIHPTRDLIWVHLNTVKHKSHFITISKSYQILFYFKDMKSPISINFPKAAIATELIEKIATTLPVMCGYSDDLKKLYKKDYTAFVNLALSRKHELEHMEDNLNSDNTQETTDQY, encoded by the coding sequence ATGGAACAAAACTACTTAAGAAAAATCATTCGAAAAAACGCATGGAGCCCTATGTTTATAAGCCTTGTCTTTGTATTCATAGCCCTTGCAGGCTTCCTTAGCGAATCAGAGAAATGGAGCACCTTATTTACTCCTTTGGCAGAAGGAACCAGCGTTACTGGAATTCAGGACCTTTATGCGAAGGATAAATATTACTTCCAGTTAAAGAATGCCGATATTTATTTTCTGGATTATGCCATTTACAGTTATGATACTGTTAATGGCGTTAAGACCAGTGAGGAAAAGTTATCCCAGGTGTATGGTATAATCTATTATGATGACGGTTATCTTCTGGCACTGCTGCCAAAGGATTATCTTGATATGTCCGATGAAGAATTAAGCTCTGTAACTGCAGTAGCCAACCTGCAAGCTCTAGGCGATGACCAGTACCATCAGGAAGCTTATGAAGAAATGATTACAAGTCTGAGCAAAGCCTACAAAGTAGATCCTTCCACAGTACGGGAGAGCATACCTGAAATCTGTGTAACCCTCACAGAACATGGACGTCTGGGCGACCAGTTTCTCTTCCTGGTTATGGGGTTAATACTATTGATATCCGCCTCCGTATTCATCTATCAGCTTTTAATTAAGATAAATTACAAATATTCCGGTTTTTATAAAAAGCTCGCAAAAATCGGCAATCCAGAAGATATTGAATATCGTATTAACAGTGAAATAGCCGGCGAACGTTATCTCTATATGTCCGTCTTGAGACCTGCGGCTTACACCGGACTGATTACCACGGATTATATAATCGGCAAGATTAATCATCCTCTTGCAATTCATCCAACCAGGGATTTAATCTGGGTACATTTAAATACCGTTAAGCATAAATCCCACTTTATTACTATAAGCAAGTCCTATCAAATACTATTCTACTTTAAAGATATGAAATCACCTATATCCATCAATTTTCCGAAAGCAGCTATTGCAACAGAGCTGATTGAAAAAATAGCAACCACACTGCCTGTAATGTGCGGCTATTCCGATGATCTTAAGAAGCTCTATAAAAAAGACTATACTGCCTTTGTAAACCTCGCTCTTTCGCGAAAACATGAGCTCGAACATATGGAAGATAATCTTAATAGTGATAACACTCAGGAAACAACTGATCAGTATTAA